A stretch of DNA from Microlunatus sp. Gsoil 973:
CTGGACTACGGGTTCGGCTGGCTGATGCTGAAGGCGTTCACCTGATGACCGAGTACGACCACCAGAACGACCGCCAGAACGATCGAACAGACGACGGAGAGAGCGACGTGTCAGAGAACTTTCCCACGAACTCCGAGCCCAAGGACGAGGAGTCGCCGGAAAGCCCGCAGACCGCAACCGAGCAGCAGACCGCAACCGAGCAGCAGACCCCGACCGAGCAGCCGGGCGGTGCGGAGGAGCAGGACTTCGAGGTTGACCTCGGCAGCGACAGCTTCTCCGGCGGTGGCTCCGACGTCGACATCAATCTCGACTTCGGCGAGGGCTCGTTCGGAGAGTCCGACGCCGGCATCAACCTCGACTTCCGCACCGAGGCCGACGAGGCACAGCAGGCCGAGGAGGAAGAGGCGGCTGAGGACGCCGACGCCGCGGAGCAGGCCGCGCTGGAGGCGTTCCGCACCGAACTGCGCGCCAAGATCGGTGAGTGGTACGTGGTGCACACCTACTCCGGCATGGAGAACCGGGTCAAGCAGAACCTGGAGAACCGGGTGACCTCGTTGAACATGGAGGACTACATCCACGAGATCGTGGTCCCGACCGAGGAGGTCACCGAGATCCGCAACGGTCAGCGCAAGACCGTCAAGCGGACGACGCTGCCGGGTTATGTGCTGGTCCGGATGGACCTCACCGACGAGTCCTGGTCGACCGTCCGCCACACGCCGTCGGTGACCGGTTTTGTCGGGCACTCCAACAATCCGGTGCCGCTCGGGCTGGACGAGGTGGAGAAGATGCTTGCTCCGGCCGTCGTCGCGGCCGCGACCGCGAACAAGGAGGTCCCGGCCCGCAAGAAGAAGAAGGTCGAGG
This window harbors:
- the nusG gene encoding transcription termination/antitermination protein NusG, with translation MTEYDHQNDRQNDRTDDGESDVSENFPTNSEPKDEESPESPQTATEQQTATEQQTPTEQPGGAEEQDFEVDLGSDSFSGGGSDVDINLDFGEGSFGESDAGINLDFRTEADEAQQAEEEEAAEDADAAEQAALEAFRTELRAKIGEWYVVHTYSGMENRVKQNLENRVTSLNMEDYIHEIVVPTEEVTEIRNGQRKTVKRTTLPGYVLVRMDLTDESWSTVRHTPSVTGFVGHSNNPVPLGLDEVEKMLAPAVVAAATANKEVPARKKKKVEVADFAPGDSVMVIDGPFAGVHATITEINANAQRLKALVEILGRETPVDLTFSQIQKV